A stretch of DNA from Juglans microcarpa x Juglans regia isolate MS1-56 chromosome 5D, Jm3101_v1.0, whole genome shotgun sequence:
cacgttaatttataagattacttttatttattaaccACATATTTGTCATAGTATATTATTGAACAAAACTAATCTCATGCTGTCTAGATGATTGGTAATACATCCACGTCTATATTAACGGGGCAAGTACTCATTTCCTCTTGGATCAGAATTGGAAAGAGTCAATAACAACCAAATGAAAGGGTGTACGAGTTTCTACTTTCCCCcctttatattttatgtgtaaacTCTTTTGATGATGCAATTTAATTTGACCGAAGTGAAAAGAGGGGATGCAATGTATAGATCAATAACATggataaaagtaattaaaaaattgatgacaTGATAATAGCCTGTGATTATTATAGATCAattattcaatttctttgcaaatATATCCTTTAGAAGAAAACATTGTACAAACACCCACAAAGAAGATTGATACAATTGATTAATGGGTCGTTCGGAAACATAATTGTActcagatatttttaaatttaatttttttttcttattttttaaaatttaataaaatattttaacttaaactattttattcacaaatattatgaaatattcttaatatctaaacgagCTATAAATGTTATATTGTCTATTAATTCCCTCCAAGACTATCTTAATTTGTTACTTTTCTCCAAAGACATTTGGCCAATTTTAGTAAGTGCAttgaaaatctttattttttcattttttaaaataagatggTGTGAGAATGGAATAAATTTACGAAGAAACAAAAGATTGAcgtgttgaattttttataattagtttttattgttgattattataaattattaataaaataatattagatagaaatttaaaatgtaCGAGTCTCTCGCATGGCAAAAATGCTGGCATATTTTTAgtatcaaaataaacaaaaatgatggTGAGCaaactgaaataaaataaatagaaaagagCGAAATCAATAAGGGAGTGAATGTGAAGATTTTCTGATTTTGAGGGATAGAGCTTGATATTCGGCTAAACCTTGGGgaggtttttaaaatttaactataaatagatgCGCTTCCCAGTCCATTATTCTCTCCTCCACATACAGAGCTGACACTCGACACCGCTCAATCCTCGTACCCAATTACGGCCGGAGGAAACTTCCCCACGACCGAGTGCTGGTTGTGGGCCGTCTTCTTCTGTTGGATTGGTATCCCACctacattttgttttcttcgGTTAGTTCTTTCGTTCTCTTTTGAGTTTTCAGGTATGTTTGTAGATCTGGGTTGTTCCGTTGTTTGATGTTTCCTTTTCGTTTTACAAGTTTTATTCGAGAAATTTTGTAGATCTGGGTTTTTATCTgtgtctttatttttctttttcgtttcgAAGTTTTCTTgggagattttttattttcttgggaaTTTTGGTTTGATATTGTTTGTTGGGGTGGTTTTTAGAATTACATTGTGGGCTTTTGTTCCTGAATGCGTTTTATGCTGCTgcgtgctctctctctctctctctctctctctgtgtaggCTGGCTTAGAGGATTTCCCGTTCCCGGAGATGAATAATATTCTATGTGAACCTGCCGTTTAATTACTGAGAAAACttgaaaatggaagaagataaaaatgagGATTGTATATCTTCTGATTTATATGCTGTGTGTTTTGGATTCTGAACCTTGGTCGATAAgcaatcaaatatttttcttttcttggaagaaaataattttcgtggggattttggattgatttgtgGTTTTGGAGGATGTTTACATTATCGGGGTTTTTTGAAAGGCGTTTGTGGTTGCAGCTAGCTCTTTATTTGGTTGCTGAAAATGTCTTGGAGAagggaagaaaataataaatctttaaattttgttgtgtgtgtatatatatatatatatttttttttttttggattttctggTATTTTTACTTaccaaaatttaaaagaagaagaagatttagATGAATTTGACATCATAATAAAGAggcatgattttttttcacaagcatatttgaattaagatttttaacgTGTTTGATTTGAAAGGCAAAAagcgttttttatttttattttggataaatcaGCCAGCTGCtacaatctaaaaaattatatgaattgtGCCGTCATGCTAAAATGCTTTAAGTTGACATTTCACCCTTTTTCCTTACCTTTTATGTTCATTTCCCTCCAGCTATCTTTAAAAGCCAACAAGATGGTTGCACAGGAGTTCACCGTAGATTTGAATAAACCCCTCGTCTTCCAGGTACAGTTCCATTTCCGCACAGATTTACCTTGTATGAAAAGAGATAAGTGTCAGCTACCTTAaacatgttctttttcttttcattgctTTGGATTTATagcttttctaattttttggatGTAGTGTGATAAAAAATTTCCATATTATATTGCCAGAAGTTACCACTTCTCTGTTCTCATCCAATTTTTTCAGTATACAGTAATTTATcttgttgattttttaaaattccatTGAAGTTCAGGAacccccaaaaaataaaatgataccaCATTTTGATTCAAACATTTGCAATAAATTTTCATTTGCTTATTGTTGTGCCGTACATGCTTACTTATGCCAATCTTTCACAGGTCGGCCATCTGGGAGAAGCTTATCAGGAGTGGGTTCATCAACCGATTGTTGGCAAGGAAGGCCCTCGATTCTTTGAAAGTGATTTTTGGGAGGTAAAATATCCTTGTCATAAAAACCTTAGTGCCATTAGGTCTAGGTTCATCACACACATATCTATCTGTCAGTATTGTTTATGCACTTATTTAATCAGTAgttgaatttttcattttctgagaaTGTATAGAGCTGCAAATTTGAGTTGTTGCTATTTGAAACAGTTCTTGACCCGCACAGTTTGGTGGGCAGTTCCAACCATTTGGCTGCCAGTTGTATGCTTTTGCATCTCCATTTCAATACAAGTGGGCCATACACTTCCTCAGGTAGCTCTGTTGGTGGTCGCTGGCATTTTTGTGTGGACACTTGTCGAGTATACCTTGCACCGTTTCCTTTTCCACATCAAAACGAAGACATACTGGTTAGTTATTacattactctctctctctgacacaTTCAGAATTTGTATGATGTTCCAGTATGTTTACCCAACTAAGTTGCATTAATTCAAAATCTGATAGTAATAATTCTGTTTGGCATTTACTTAAGGGGAAACACCATGCATTATCTTCTTCATGGCTGCCATCATAAGCACCCAATGGATGGCTTGAGACTTGTTTTCCCACCTGCTGCAACAGCTATACTTTGTGTACCGGTATGTCTATTCTTTCTTATCCTATACACTTCCATACGAATTCAAGCTGATgcttttttacttattaaaatgaGGAAACATAATACCCAAGTCTTGAAGCATTTGACTTAATCTTTTCTGATTCTGTagactttaatggaaaaaatttaCAGAGTTTTAGTATCTTTTTCACCATCTCGATAGGTGTCTATTTTGCTCTATGTACTTGAGTTGCTCCTTTTACACTAATCAATGaagaattattctttaaaaaaaatcagtttgtGGAAAGAAAAACTTACATGTCCAAAGTGTACAGACTCTAATATATTGTCTTCATTAGCTGGATCATTTTGGTCTTGTACATGAAACATTTTATTGTAACCAACTTGTGTACTGATGCGTATTGGTATATATGGCTTAATAATCTAGCATTCTAAACAGTTCCATGTGCCTGTATTAAAACTGGTGGCgaatatatttatgaattcCTGGAGGTCGAGATGGGTGACGATTTAGGATTCAAAAATTAAGTTTGGATTTACAGAGACCACCATGTTAGAAAATAAGATTTATGGGTGACCCGCTAGTGTGCAACCTAGTTGTCAAAGGGTGAGCTGGGAATGAGCTATAGAATCAGACATCATTtcttaggctatgcctattttcatattaataaaagCTTTCTTACTTatccaagaaaaaagaatcaGACATCATATGCTGAGTTCCGGTAGGTTTGAAGGGTTATAGACACCTGTATTGATGATATTTGACGTcatcaaacaaattaaatggGTGGGATCAATATTTAAATGCTACACGCTAAGTATATTTATGTGCGTTCATGTTGTACATACCTTTATATTGGAAAAGACAATACAAACTTGTGCACTGTTCTGATACTTATTATTCTATGAAGTTCCAGGCAGTTGAGATTTTAGTTGTGATAAGTTTCCCTCATTTTGCATATTGAGGTTTGTATAAAGTTTCTGTCTACTTGTTTGAACTGTTACTTCCCATCACTGCCAGTTCTGGAACTTCGTCAAGCTTATATCTACTCCTACAACCACTCCTGCGTTGTTTGGAGGCGGTTTACTGGGTTATGTGATGTATGATTGCACCCATTACTACCTCCACCATGGTCAACCATCGAGCAATGTGCCACGAAATCTCAAGGTAAGAGCAGCTTAGTTCAGATTGCAGACTGGCAcagatatttaattattaaacgtACCACTAATATCCCTGATTAGAATGTCCATGTTGTTCAagcatgtatatatttttgggtGGTCATAAGAATTTAAAGAGGAGTTAGCTGTCAGTAGTGGATATGTAATTACATTAGAAAAGTCATCCACCAAGAGTAATAAACAATTCGAAATCTGGATACAAGAAGCGTTtgatctcatcccatctcatttcattatgaCAATTTTCCatattcccacacaaaatagaataaaaaaactttttcaaatttgaaaacaagaataatattaagaaacaatattttattcaactttcaactcatctcatcttaactcattatccaaatcgCACCTAAATCTGGAATTTCTGCTTCCggaaattttcttttctagagTAAGCTAAGgattgatttgttttcttttttcttcttttttggcaGAAATACCACTTGAATCATCATTTCCGGGTCCAGAATAAAGGGTTTGGGATCACATCAGCGTTATGGGACAAGGTGTTTGGAACACTTCCTTCATCAAAAACAGCTGAGAAAAGTAGATAATATATGGAATGTAGCATCTATTTCATGGGCTATGAGTAGCTAGTTTCAGGGTAttcaactaatattttttttaagcgaTCTTTCATCtgttgtgaatttattttgtgtCTCTTCTTGAAGCCTTTGCTGTGGTGGAAAGTACCTTATAATTGAAATGTATGTCATCAGGTTTGTTTGTGAAGGGAAAGGTCTCATACTTGTCTAATTACCAATTTGTCTAGATTGCTTGTTCATTGTTCTATGTCCCCCGAGTAATTTTGATATCCTGGAATTCTCATTGGTTTACAACTtttagaaggaaagaaaaaggactTGGGGATTTGTTGTCAAGATTCTTCTGGGTAGtaaggcctttttttttttttttttgtgtgtgtgtgcttATATGCtcgactttctttcttttttttataataatttttttttcggatacattaatgttaatattaatgttaaatGGAATTTTCCATTTAACactaataatattatcattattcacgaataatataaaatattatatagggGTTGTCTTGTGATTGTTGTTATTATAATTACAGAacattatttgtttttgttatccAAGACTAATTTCAAGCCCAAAAACCCACGGCATGTGGGCCTACAAAGAGACCCACCCAACAAGGATGCTGTGAAATTGAGGGACATAATGGTGGAATTCCAAATATAAAAGAGAGTAACCAGAACAGAGAAATCTGAGGGCAAATCGGCAAatcgagagagaagagaggaccctattaaaaagaaagtaaacaaaaaaactaGAGGAAGAGTACCATTTGCAATTAGGACAGCAAGGAAATCTTCACCtcaagtaaaaggaaaagagcatGTCTTTCTAAAGTgtcatgcaaaaaataaaaaattctattcaatttttttatgctAAAATAAGAGATtagttttgagaaaatataaaagagccTAGACCTTGTCCAGTTGTTCCTAACCTTGTACGagctttttgtaaaaatataggtctcatcaataaaaagtgagttttttcttttatatttttttacggtggagtttactttttttataaaagacttactTGGGACTTATATATTTGAGACTtctatatatcatttctctattttcatctcctccaatttttaatattaagtacATGCCAAGTCAACAATTTCTATAGATGATTGCGGAACTTTTTTTATAACAGAAATGTTTAGGCTACATATGAATcttatataagaaattttacataCACTGCCGTACTTTAATGCGATccattatattataaaactcTTCTTATTGTcaaataaatctaatgtatttgtattgtattaagtgatatcaatatatatatatatatatatatatatttttatgtaaaatttgtgTATAGACTTAAcacttcttttttaatatattaattttatcttaGAGATTgttttgaaacatttttttagtCCTGATTTGGATAGCAAGAGCCTCcagtctcatctcatctcaatatctaaatactatAAACATAAAAccctttttaatttcaaatttttaacttttttgtctAATCATtgtttcattattacaactttcccaaacttctaaataaaatacaaaaaaacaattcaactttttcaaactttaaagtaaaaattatattaaaaaattatattctaacaatatttttcactttataatatttttatttaaaattttctctctcatttcctaaaactccataaagtatcttaacttaaattatttcattactattaatagatcatctcatattattttactatccaaatgaggccttaataTCTAGGATAGTTTGAAAATTAATCATATCCATAGACGGCATTggcaaaaataatttaaaataatgttaattttataagatatattacaaaagtacctctcattttatttgtttttataataagaaTTCCATTAATCAACAAAGCATTACAAACAATGTTTTCAACCCATATAACAACTTCAACAAATTCAAGGAAAGAACCTTCCCATACACTGATATCATCAATATGCCATGCATACTTTGCCAACTTGTGTGCCCCAACATTACTTATGTGTCCAACATGTTGAATGCTGTACTGGTAAAAGAGCTTCATCAAATCTTGTATCTCCTTGATCATATTTACCATCATAGATCTTGAATAGGCTTCCTTACTCGGAATAGTACTGGCCATAATGAGTGAATCGGTCTATATCTCCAACTCTAGTATACCTCTATGCATACATAGTTATAAACCTCTAAGAATAGCCAATAGTTCAATCTCGAGTGGATCATTAACCGCCATCTCTTTCTTAGTAGCTGCTAGCAGGCATCCCCCTTCTCATCTCGAAGTAGAGCTCCCACTCCTGCTCTTTGTTGGTCAAAGAAAAGAGCACCATCAACATAGTTACAAAGATCCAACTAGTGGAGCAATCCACCTGCCATTACTCTTCTTGCCAATACCCTTCAACTGTTTTAGATCAGACCATAAGGCCAATGTTTGATGTACTGCTGCTATTGGATGAACTTCAGAATCATCAAACATTTTCTTATTGCTCCTATACCAAAACCCCCATGCAATGACTAGgaatttttcaacttcctctttGCTGCCATTTTTTTGTGCTATAGTAACAAACTCTACAAAATCTATATATCTTGCCTCAAGTTGCAAACCAAGTCCCAAGTCAATCCAACATTGTCTGATTGTTCTGCATTGATAAATTGCATGTATTATGTCTTCTTCCTCAGTGCCACAAAAAACACAATTGTCCTCCAACGCCACTTGTCTTTTCTTTAAATTGGACTTTATAGGTAACCCATTTTGACAAGCCCTCCAAGCAAAGATTTTAACCTTATTAAGAATCTGTAATTTCCACAATCCACTCAACATCTTCTTCTGTTCTTGTGCAGTTGAGGGCTCACAACTTCTGGTATCTCTTTGAAGAGAGCTTAACAGCTTGTAGGCACTCTTAACCATGAAGTTTCCATTTGCTCAGGTTCCCAAACCAGTTTATTAGCATTTTCACTAGGACTCAAAAGAATTTTAAAGACCTCTACTGCCACATGAGATGGGAGAATTTGGTTCATCCACATCCCACCAAAAAAGTATTGTTATCAATAAGATTCTCAATAGTTTGATGAGTATCCAGCACTACCTCAGGGACACTATACTGTAAGTATTTATAATTTGGGACTCAATAGTCTATCCATAATTTAATATCAGATCCATTGCCCACCTTCCAACGACAACCcaacttaaaactttttattgtttCCCAAATACCCTCCATGCATATGAGGGGTTGGACCCCAACTTTGTTTCCAAAAATTCAGTATTTTATCTTGCTTTATACAATTTATGAAAAAGTGTATTCTCTTCACACATGATTCTCCACTCTTGTTTTGTAAGAAGACCCATATTAAACAACTTGAGGCCTTTACCCAAACCTCCATCTTTCTTAGGTTCACACATTTTTTTCCAACTAACCCAATGAATCctattctcttctttcttttgcccccaccaaaacttGGCCATCATTCTCtctaaatcattataaagacCATCTGGTAATTTGAAACAACTCGTTGTGTAGGTTGGAATAGACATAGCAACTGCCttaatcaaaatctcttttcCCCTTGTGAcaacatcttcttcttccagcACTTCAATTTTTGCCACACCTTATATTTAATCTCAGAAAAAACTTGATTATTTGCATGACCAACCACTGGAGGCAGCCCCAGGAACCTATCATAATGCTGAAACTGATGAACTCTCCACAATGCCAATAGCTCCTCCTGTTGAGATCTTGTAACATTCTTGCTAAATCTAAGAGGCCTCTTCCCTCCACTTGAACCACTTTCATAATTTTGATATGATACTATTGGGGAGTGATATGAATGTGCAGCTATTCCCTGCTTAACTCTAGCAGTGGGGAACATATTAGACCATCCTTCATTTGTCAAAAATCAATCAATTCTCTCACTAATTCTATGATGAGCCTCTCTACCATTGCATTATGTATATTTGGAACTTGAATATCCAAGATCAAACAATCCACAAATATCAAGAGCATTTCCAAACTCGCCCATCTGTCTCTCAGATCTTCCTCTACCACtcattttttcttgaatattcAACACTTCATTAAAGTCTCCAAAAATAAGCCAAGTAGCAGGATTTTGTACTTTTAACATACGCATAAGTGCCCAAGACTCATGTCTTTGAGCCACCTCAGGATGTCCATATAACTTTGTTAGAAACCACTCATCACAATCTTTTTTCACACAAGCATGAATATGGTATCCTGAGTAATTCTGAATATGAATTTGGCACTCCTCCTTCCATAGACGAGCCAAACATCCACTCCTACCAACACTGTCTACTGCCAAACACCCTTCAAACCCTAACTTCCTTTTCACAAACTCCATCTTCTAAACTGATAACTTAGTTTCAATAAGGAACATTATTTGGGGAACTTCACTTCTGACTAGATCATGAAGTGCACGAATTCCGTGTCCCAAGCCCACGGGAATCGCAACTTAGAATTTTCATTACTTCCGGCGGGTCTGCGACCCAGCCTCCATCGATATATTTTGGGTAATTCTATCTCTGCCACCCTCAGTTTCTTTTAAACTTACTTTTAACTTCTTACGCTCTTGCAAATGTAACTCACTAACAGAACCCTCACCAACAACTCTTTTCTTAGCAACACccttatgagagagagagattctgacCTGTGGCATGAGCTCTTCTCTTCCAATTTCCATGAGTAGGCTAATCTTGCTTTTGTCATGACTTGGGAGTTGAATTATTCTTCTGAGTAGTTGTTAGACTATCTGGAGGGACCTTAAGGCCAGTGCATGGGCCCAAACTAGAGTTAGGGTCATGATTGGGCTCTTCCCTTAAGCATCCCAAGTGAGATGAATACATTTGCATTGGCCCATTTAGGCAAGTATCAATTTCAACGCATAACTTCTCCAGGCTTCCCCCATTATCTGTTTCAAAATCAACCGTTACAactgttttctttcttttctcaacTCTTTTCCCCACCAACTTCTTCAATGACACTATTCCCAGATTTTCCTCGTCATCATCAGCACCAATCACACCTTCTTCCATTCATTCTCCATAATTAGGTCAAGTAACGTCTCCATAAGTAACGTCTTCCATGTTCTCGTCGTTGGCCTTCCGGCCATTGGGAATTGCTTCTTCTTGTTCATCTGTAGTCTGAATTGGATTCTGATCTTCACTCTTTTTTCCATTCTCATCCATAGGATCTGGATTCTAAACTAGAGTACTTCAACACCTCGCATAGACGTTTGCTTGAAGCCAAGTGCCAAACTACTTACTACCACTCCTCTGTTTTATGCCTTTTGAGCAGGTTAATCCATAGTGCAAAATATGACTGCAATCAAAACAAACCCTTGGTAGTTTCTCATAACACACTGGTACCCAGACACTTCTTACATTCACCTTAACCACATGCCCACTTGCAATGGGTTTTGTGAGGtccattttaattttcacaCGTAAACTCTTCCCCCATACTATTTCATCTTCATCAACATCCACCTCTTCCACCTCCCCCGTTGAATTTCCAAGCCATTCTCCAATCTGTCGAGTCATGTAAGCCAATGGAAAATTATGCATCTGTACCCACAACAATGCATGATTGAAATCCATCTTGTGAAGTTGTGTAAACCCATCAAACGACTTAAGAACAAAGACATGATTGTCAAAAAACCAAAGGCAACCCCCTTCTACCCTTTGTTTGTCAGCATGAGTTTCAaagatgataataaatatgttcTATTCCCAACTCTTGAAAATTTGCCGGCTTTGTCAGTTTCCAACTTTCTACACCTTAGCCATCGTTGCATCAATTGTAGCTTTtgttatcatatgttccatatatactttttcaattaAACATCTCTCACTCTTACGTTGAGCATTCTCTCAGGCCTTCCCTCCGATATCAATTGGTATATCTTCCTCCTCTATTAGAGATAATTACCCCCATTAGTCCCTAATCTCTGCCATTCTGCAATGAAATAATACCAACTCCACTCTAAAAATTAGTAGGAGCACACTCTTTCACCACCTCTCGTCTCCGAGCGAGAGCAAGAGACGAGACTCAAAATTACAAGAGTAcctctctttttaaaataaagtgttatgaaaagtacggtgtgtttatatattttgagcATTTAAAATGTGGCTACGAATATAAaagtatttgaaaagaaaaaaaaaaaaaacttgctgCACAACAATCGCAAAAGCTctttcgataaaaaaaaataaaataacgatCTGCGAAGAGTAGCTTCAAAAGACGGTGCCCGTCCGAGGGTCCAACTATACGTGATTGCGAATATTTTTCGGTTGATTCTGTTGCATTTTTATCTTCGGTTCCTCTGTCTCGCGCTCTCTCCCTCCCAATTtgtagaagaggaagaagaaggagcaTAGGAACATGTTGAAGTTCTTGAAGGGAGTAGTGGGTGGATCTAGCACGGGAATTAAAGATCTACCCTACAACATTGGCGACCCTTATCCCTCCGCTTGGGGCTCCTGGACACACTTCCGTGCCACCTCCAAGGTTCCACAccgcatctctctctctctctctctctctctctctctcatgcctacacatatgtgtgtgtttatttGTTTAATCAATTCCGTGGTTTTAGTGGCTTTAACGATCTGCTAGGGTCAGGTTTCGTTGATTTGCACCCCTGAAACGTAGTTTCGTTTATGGTGTTTGTTATGGGGTCCACAATTGGATTGAATTCCTCTGGATTTTGTTTCATAGAATTGATTTTAGAATTCACTAGGAGCTACAGTTCAAAATCAATTCTTGGATCTTATAGTTGCAATTCTTCCACTTTTTGAAGATAACGTGGCTTAATTACTAAATTGCTTTGCATTTCGCTATGTAATATTGCAAAACTAGAGTTTTTTTGCACCAACTTTGAGATCTGAATTTCACATGAATTATTGTGGAGCCGGTATGCACGTAAAAGATATACAGAGTACTCATGTAAATTTACTATATTCACTTGAaatgattgtaataattttctaTCTGTAGTATTTAGAGGATTAACTTTTTAAACCCTAAGAAGTCAAAGTTCCTTTCTGTCTTTTttgttcatcattttcatcatttaagTTGAAGAACTTTCCAAACTCTGGCTTGATTTTCAGGATGATGGGTCTCCAGTGTCTATATTCTCTCTTTCTGGTAGTAATGCCCAAGATGGACATTTAACTGCTGGTCGAAACGGTGTCAAGCGTCTCCGCACTGTAAGCTTTTTATAGCTATGGGGTTAGATTTAATTGAATGCTTATAAATTTTTATCCCTTACCAGTTTTActttttgatttgatttttcctTTCTATACAATTTTGAAGGAACATTATGCAAtgtaaatgattttgtttttcaatttctgaTAGGTTATCTCCCATTCAGTTTTCATTGGTACTCAGGCAGCTAACCCTGCCATTTGTAGAAATCTTTTCATGGAATAGGTGCATTTTGGAGGGTGTATGTGATAT
This window harbors:
- the LOC121265716 gene encoding uncharacterized protein LOC121265716, producing MVKSAYKLLSSLQRDTRSCEPSTAQEQKKMLSGLWKLQILNKVKIFAWRACQNGLPIKSNLKKRQVALEDNCVFCGTEEEDIIHAIYQCRTIRQCWIDLGLGLQLEARYIDFVEFVTIAQKNGSKEEVEKFLVIAWGFWYRSNKKMFDDSEVHPIAAVHQTLALWSDLKQLKGIGKKSNGRWIAPLVGSL
- the LOC121264558 gene encoding dihydroceramide fatty acyl 2-hydroxylase FAH1-like; its protein translation is MVAQEFTVDLNKPLVFQVGHLGEAYQEWVHQPIVGKEGPRFFESDFWEFLTRTVWWAVPTIWLPVVCFCISISIQVGHTLPQVALLVVAGIFVWTLVEYTLHRFLFHIKTKTYWGNTMHYLLHGCHHKHPMDGLRLVFPPAATAILCVPFWNFVKLISTPTTTPALFGGGLLGYVMYDCTHYYLHHGQPSSNVPRNLKKYHLNHHFRVQNKGFGITSALWDKVFGTLPSSKTAEKSR